Proteins encoded within one genomic window of Stigmatopora argus isolate UIUO_Sarg chromosome 21, RoL_Sarg_1.0, whole genome shotgun sequence:
- the LOC144066667 gene encoding tyrosine-protein kinase STYK1-like — MSTNATTNSTCQSGDNLCEVVTYRLDVIVVPTVLLGISAIMLIIMFLLAYRHRRGMAIAAAARARSRGRPRRRTRHLQGIDAPPGINPLEHEEVPMAVHRKANGTDWRPGPLREVTALPRTLPVASDDSYLLYRARMENKSVVLRVLKDSASAEEQREFLSFASFVSGLGPHPFLPVLLGVASRPPPVMMVMEDMRHQDLLRFLWKCRRSDASSTYNMTEKRVFTMAAQVASALEYLHRRRCVHGNVGARSVLVSGDLTAKLWGLGCAHRRRSRTTVSPRSELKRWQPPEMLTRGDSGPSGDVWSFGLLLYEMSTLGEPPFAEVPSTDLQRHIQKGNPLRHPAGCSGALFAIMSSCCRSNPGRRVTVATLLEKLQGVAGEADGRTPIRAAAPVDLELYMRQAGYEDAYNYDLL, encoded by the exons atGTCGAccaacgcaacaacaaacagcaCATGTCAAAGCGGTGACAACTTGTGTG AGGTGGTGACGTATCGCCTGGATGTGATCGTGGTACCGACGGTCCTCCTCGGGATCAGCGCGATCATGCTAATCATCATGTTCCTCTTGGCTTACCGCCACCGCCGAGGCATGGCGATCGCCGCCGCGGCCAGGGCGCGTTCCCGCGGCCGCCCGCGGAGGCGAACGCGCCACCTGCAGGGCATCGACG CGCCCCCTGGAATCAATCCGCTGGAACACGAGGAGGTGCCCATGGCGGTCCACCGGAAGGCGAACGGCACGGATTGGCGTCCGGGCCCGTTACGGGAGGTGACGGCGCTACCGCGGACGCTGCCCGTTGCTAGCGACGACAGTTATCTACTCTACCGGGCGCGGATGGAAAACAAAAGCGTTGTACTCAGGGTACTCAAAG ACTCAGCCAGCGCAGAGGAACAACGTGAATTCCTGAGTTTCGCCTCCTTTGTGTCGGGCTTGGGGCCACACCCCTTTTTGCCGGTCCTCCTGGGCGTGGCTTCCCGCCCGCCGCCCGTCATGATGGTGATGGAGGATATGCGTCACCAGGACCTGCTGAGATTCTTGTGGAAATGCAGACGTAGC GATGCGTCGTCGACTTATAATATGACAGAGAAGCGAGTTTTCACCATGGCAGCTCAAGTCGCTTCTGCCTTG GAGTACCTGCACAGACGACGTTGCGTTCATGGCAACGTGGGCGCTCGCAGCGTTCTGGTCAGCGGCGACCTGACGGCCAAGCTGTGGGGTCTGGGCTGCGCCCACCGCCGACGAAGCCGGACGACCGTTTCGCCGAGGTCGGAGCTGAAGAGGTGGCAGCCGCCCGAAATGCTGACCCGCGGAGACTCGGGCCCCAGCGGAGATGT GTGGTCCTTTGGGCTTCTGCTATACGAGATGAGCACATTGG GTGAGCCCCCGTTTGCCGAGGTGCCCTCCACTGACCTCCAGCGGCACATCCAGAAAGGAAATCCCCTCCGACATCCAGCAGGCTGCTCGGGCGCACT TTTTGCCATCATGTCATCGTGCTGCCGGTCGAACCCCGGACGCCGCGTCACCGTGGCGACCCTACTGGAGAAGCTACAGGGGGTTGCCGGGGAGGCCGACGGGAGGACGCCCATCCGGGCCGCCGCCCCCGTGGACCTGGAACTGTACATGCGGCAGGCAGGCTATGAGGACGCCTACAACTATGATCTGCTCTGA